From Musa acuminata AAA Group cultivar baxijiao chromosome BXJ3-8, Cavendish_Baxijiao_AAA, whole genome shotgun sequence, one genomic window encodes:
- the LOC135644712 gene encoding exonuclease DPD1, chloroplastic/mitochondrial-like isoform X2, with the protein MSLASIWSANLYQLWNSLGSNSTFTFLRFSTTLVPEKPYNTRRRQLQQLRRLVQVLRWEPRSFITSCSHPEWKVDKVTVRSSTNKDINQPELNKLKAVQCYHIQENISIRKAFDRPATILVFDIETTGFSRQNERIIEFALRDLIGGKNSTFQTLINPEKDVLNAYIHGIRTYMVNKPDVPTELVPILLQYVRSRQVDGRPVIWVAHNGRRFDVPFMIKEFQRCSVEIPPDWMFVDTLPLARQLVKADGSKLPSFSLKALREHYEIPLDGPAHRAMQDVTTLCYVLQRITFDLKLSVPELMNGAFRASDIIKILPEKQDGAV; encoded by the exons ATGTCCTTAGCTTCTATCTGGTCAGCAAATTTATATCAATTGTGGAACAGTCTCGGAAGCAATTCAACTTTCACATTTCTCAGATTTAGTACGACATTGGTTCCTGAGAAACCTTATAACACTAGGCGACGTCAACTGCAACAGTTAAGACGCCTGGTACAAGTGTTGAGATGGGAGCCACGGAGTTTTATTACATCATGTAGCCATCCTGAGTGGAAGGTTGACAAAGTAACGGTCAGATCATCAACAAATAAAGATATCAATCAGCCAGAACTTAACAAACTTAAAGCTGTTCAGTGTTACCATATCCAAGAAAATATTTCTATCAGGAAAGCCTTTGACCGGCCTGCAACTATTCTTGTTTTTGATATTGAAACCACTGGGTTCAGTCGTCAAAATGAAAGGATTATTGAGTTTGCACTTCGTGATCTTATTGGTGGCAAGAACAGTACATTCCAAACCCTTATAAATCCTGAAAAAGATGTATTAAATGCGTATATTCATGGAATTCGCACTTATATGGTCAACAAGCCTGATGTCCCAAC GGAGCTAGTTCCTATCCTACTGCAATACGTTCGGAGCCGCCAAGTGGACGGAAGACCAGTAATATGGGTTGCTCACAATGGACGTCGGTTTGATGTACCTTTCATGATCAAAGAATTCCAGCGTTGCTCCGTGGAGATTCCTCCAGACTGGATGTTTGTTGACACTCTTCCACTTGCACGCCAGCTGGTGAAAGCAGATG GATCAAAGcttccttccttttcgttgaaggCACTTCGTGAGCACTATGAAATTCCTTTAGACGGACCAGCACACAGAGCAATGCAGGATGTAACGACACTATGCTATGTACTCCAGAGAATTACTTTTGATCTGAAACTGTCTGTTCCTGagctcatgaatggagctttccggGCTTCTgacatcattaaaattcttcctgAGAAACAAGATGGAGCTGTCTAA
- the LOC135644712 gene encoding exonuclease DPD1, chloroplastic/mitochondrial-like isoform X1 yields the protein MSLASIWSANLYQLWNSLGSNSTFTFLRFSTTLVPEKPYNTRRRQLQQLRRLVQVLRWEPRSFITSCSHPEWKVDKVTVRSSTNKDINQPELNKLKAVQCYHIQENISIRKAFDRPATILVFDIETTGFSRQNERIIEFALRDLIGGKNSTFQTLINPEKDVLNAYIHGIRTYMVNKPDVPTFRELVPILLQYVRSRQVDGRPVIWVAHNGRRFDVPFMIKEFQRCSVEIPPDWMFVDTLPLARQLVKADGSKLPSFSLKALREHYEIPLDGPAHRAMQDVTTLCYVLQRITFDLKLSVPELMNGAFRASDIIKILPEKQDGAV from the exons ATGTCCTTAGCTTCTATCTGGTCAGCAAATTTATATCAATTGTGGAACAGTCTCGGAAGCAATTCAACTTTCACATTTCTCAGATTTAGTACGACATTGGTTCCTGAGAAACCTTATAACACTAGGCGACGTCAACTGCAACAGTTAAGACGCCTGGTACAAGTGTTGAGATGGGAGCCACGGAGTTTTATTACATCATGTAGCCATCCTGAGTGGAAGGTTGACAAAGTAACGGTCAGATCATCAACAAATAAAGATATCAATCAGCCAGAACTTAACAAACTTAAAGCTGTTCAGTGTTACCATATCCAAGAAAATATTTCTATCAGGAAAGCCTTTGACCGGCCTGCAACTATTCTTGTTTTTGATATTGAAACCACTGGGTTCAGTCGTCAAAATGAAAGGATTATTGAGTTTGCACTTCGTGATCTTATTGGTGGCAAGAACAGTACATTCCAAACCCTTATAAATCCTGAAAAAGATGTATTAAATGCGTATATTCATGGAATTCGCACTTATATGGTCAACAAGCCTGATGTCCCAAC GTTTAGGGAGCTAGTTCCTATCCTACTGCAATACGTTCGGAGCCGCCAAGTGGACGGAAGACCAGTAATATGGGTTGCTCACAATGGACGTCGGTTTGATGTACCTTTCATGATCAAAGAATTCCAGCGTTGCTCCGTGGAGATTCCTCCAGACTGGATGTTTGTTGACACTCTTCCACTTGCACGCCAGCTGGTGAAAGCAGATG GATCAAAGcttccttccttttcgttgaaggCACTTCGTGAGCACTATGAAATTCCTTTAGACGGACCAGCACACAGAGCAATGCAGGATGTAACGACACTATGCTATGTACTCCAGAGAATTACTTTTGATCTGAAACTGTCTGTTCCTGagctcatgaatggagctttccggGCTTCTgacatcattaaaattcttcctgAGAAACAAGATGGAGCTGTCTAA